GTTTGATCTTGTTATAAGCGATGTGAATATGCCTGACATTGATGGATTTAAGCTCCTTGAGTTGGTGGGACTTGAAATGGACCTACCTGTCATCAGTAAGTTTACACTCCTTTTGTCTTGACTTGAAATGGACCTTGAGCTTTACTTATCCATATTCTGAGGTTTTGTTGTATAATCGATGAAGGTTATCCCAATTACAActaaacttttttaaataatgttccTTTTGTTTTCCCCAAAATTAGGGAGTTGATTTATCCTTACAAGAATTAATTATTGTCATCCAAAAACTGAacttgtaaaaaattaaatgtctaatCTTACAAAAATGGGTTGAATCAATTCACCAACTTAAACTACAATTGTTTATGATGTTCTAGTGTTGTCAGCACATGGTGATACAAAGCTGGTGATGAAGGGTGTCACACATGGTGCATGTGACTATTTGCTGAAACCTGTTCGAATTGAAGAGCTGAAGAACATATGGCAACATGTAGTTCGAAGAAAGAATTTTGACAGCAGGGATCAGAACAAGGCTTCCAATGAGGAGAAGGCTCCCAATATTGCTGGGGAAGGTAGTCAAGGCCTACGATCAGAAAACAGTGCTGACCAGAATAAAAGGCTTGGTAAAAAAAGGAAGGACCAAagtgaggaggaagaagaagatggggAAGAGAATGGAGATGATGAGGACCCCTCAGCACAGAAGAAACCTCGTGTAGTTTGGTCTGTTGAGCTGCATAGAAAATTTGTTGCTGCAGTTAATCAACTGGGCCTAGATAGTGAGTTTCTGAAAGCAAAAGTCTTGTGTTCCCTATTGTTTGACTTTGGTACATTATAATTTCATACCTCAAAATGAGTACTATAATTCCTAATGTCAGGTTTATTCACCTTTTATTGCAGAGGCTGTTCCTAAGAAAATACTTGACCTGATGAATGTTGAAGGGCTTACAAGGGAAAATGTTGCAAGCCATCTACAGGTATAAATTCTTGGTTTTGCAGTCATCTTAATTGTTCTATGCAGTCTTTGACAAATCAAGGAATGAAAATCTTTTAGATCAGATGATTCCTTAATTTTTGTGAGAGAAATATTATGAAGAGTTTGTACAGTGAATTAATAACTCTGAGAAGTTTATAGCACCtagtataataatattttagatattTCTTTATTGTAATAACATGTTTCAATAAAATATGGAtagataaaattcaaaaaatggtTTGTTATTAATGGGACATTTAAGACTTCTAACCCAAGTTTTGAACCACAGTTTGTTTACTTGAACAACTTTAGTTTTTgactatcatttgtttatttaagtAGATACCTgcagtagttttttttttctttttttttttgtgtatccTAAGCAGCTAGATGGTGGTAGTGTACCTGTTCCTGTTCATTTTATGCAACAAAGTATACTTTTCAGTACTGTGCCATATTAATCCTGTTGCCATTATGTATTGCAGAAATATAGACTCTATCTGAAAAAGGCAGCCCAGCAAGCTAACATGGTTGCTGCATTGGGTGGTAGTGATTCTTACCTACGTATGGGTTCAATAGATGGATATGGAGATTTTTGCACCTCGTCTGGGTCTGGAAGGATCACAAACACTACTTTACCATCATATGCATCTACGGGAATTTTCAGTAGGCTGAATTCTCCAGCTGCCTTGAACATGAGAGCAATTAGTTCTTCTGCGCTTATCCGGCCTGTTCAGTCTCAAAACATCAACTGCTCCTTAAACACACTTGGAAACATTCAGCCATCTGTTTTTCCTGCAAATCATAGCTCAAGTTTATTACAGGGAATTCCGACATCAATTGAGCTTAACCAATCTAAGCAAAGCAACTGTACAACTGGAATATCACAGTTAagtcaagttgattcaagtggATTTGCAGTGGCCTCTGGGTTCCCAGACAGTAGGGCTACTGTTAATGGTCCAAACAATTCTCTACCGTGTGTctcaaataatcatataatGTTACAAGGAAATCCACAACAAATGCATGGCCCAGGAGCATTTAGAAATCAGTCTTCTGTTAGAGCGGCTTCTTTGTGTGCAGAATCTTTTGACGCGGGCTTATGTAGTTCTTCTAATTTGTTAGATTATAATCGGTGCAATGAAAACTGGCAGAATGCCACTCAATTGTCTAAATTTCCTGCCCACTCCTTGCCACTTTGTGAGGCTTTCAGCAATGACCAACTGCCTCCCACTAGAATTAATGTTTCCAACTCAAGAACTCATATTGTCAACAGTCCAGTTGATTTTTCTTCTAGAATGGGAATTTCTGTTCCTTTGGAGGACACCAGAAATGAGCTGGCATGCCAAGAGGGCTTGATTGGGAATATTGTAAAGCCTTCAAGTTACACACCACAACAAAGGTGGGAAGAACATAAACTGGATTATAACCAAAACGTGGGTCATTCCTTTAATCCTGTAAATTCACATGCTTCTTCCAGTGGAGTGAAAAGTTCTATGGGGCATGGTTTAAACCAAAATAATACAATTTGTAGCAATAGAGTTGATGCATCTTTGGTTGGCCAACTAAATGGAGCATCCCCATCAATCAGCAGGTGCACTGAAGTTGAGAAATTCTCTTCAGACATTCGACTGAAGCCAAATGAAGCCTACATTTTGGAGCAAATGAAGTCCCAAGATGGATTTATGCAGAATACTTTTGGGACCTTGGATGACATAATGGGTGCAATGGTCAAAAGGGTATGATTAAATGGCctacttttgttttcttctaaagAAACCAACATGTTTCTTCTCCTCATCTTTTTTCTGGTTGCAAGGTTATCGACTTATCGTGAAACTATTGAACTGCATATGATCATTACAGATTggttttttagattattataatGAAAGAACAATCGAATGACTTTGAATTTGACTGCTGCTTTTAGATGTTTGTGTGGCTTTGGTTTGTCACTCTGGTCTAGATAATCATTAActtcattttattattgaaatctacctttcaaaaataattaaaaaaatgtatattctgATATCCATTAAGTTTTGATTAGctgtgtttgaaaaaaaatgataaactaaTAAACTAAATTCTTGCCAAGTTTTTCTTTTAGCTGGTGATGCCATTTTGCAGTTTCTTTTAATACATCAGGTGCTTTTTATTTGCAATGGAAAACCTGAAGGTTTAGGCAGCttataaataagattttaggTTTTGAGCCTTGTGTCACTGCTTCCATTTTTTGCTCTAGCTTGTATTAGAAATAAAGGAATGTTAACTGCGCATCTTTTTTCTGTATTAAGCTATTGCTGGTAATGGAATGAATTAGTGATGCAAATCTTGGAAAGTTAAGCCAAAACAATGTCAATTCAGTTAGCAGTACATGACaaattaagttattgtttcattATATAAAATGCTAGCCAAATATAGACACAGATTCTGCAATTATAAATgctgtaatattttaaaaatggtaATTTGCATTCCATCAAATTTATCTAAATTACAATCAACCCGTCTCTTGTTTCGCAAGTTAAGGTGACCTTTATTGTCTTTTAACAATCCTCAAACTATAAACTATAATGTATAATTACAATCACCCCCCTCTCTTGATGAGGTTGAGGTAGGTTTTTCAATGGTTGATCGTTGTACATATTATCCAATTATATCCTTTGGTTTCTTTAGTAAATTTATCTCCTTAATAATTGATTTGGGGTGTCGGTGTGTGCCTAGAGTGATAAATAACTCGTATGATGACAGAAAATGCCCCGTgtttaatcatttaatttaatgcaAGACTACGATGCAGGAGCAAAATGAGTTGACATTGTTGGATGGAGAAATGGGATTTGATGCCTACCCTGTTGGATCATGCAACTGATTTCTTCTTATTCAGCAAGAATCCACGAGCATTAAAATCGTGGAACTTGCTCCTGTCCCCGGAGCCGAGTGATTGTGTAGTAGTTTCTTTGATGtacaattattattatgttcTGCTACTAAATTTACTTTATTGGCCAACATTTTGTTGTTATACTTATGGACTTTTGTTAGCCATCTGATCCGTtccatctcttttttttttcaatcttgtAGTGTATCcccataaaaaaatttctgtCTATGgtttagataaaataattgtaatatgAATGCTTCTTGgtgctctttctttctcttcggtataaattttaatatgttatattataGATGCTTGACATAAAAGTATGAAAAGCTAAATATGGAAAGGTAACATTCTGTGAATGCTGACAATTTCAGTAGCTTGAAAATGAGATTAAACATTAATGTGTATTTTCAACTTTTTAGGTAATGTTTTTGTGATGCCTTTCACTATAGTTATTTATATGTTActtttgtctttaattaatgaaattttttaaaccaTTTTTTAGAACATATTATTTATCCTAAATTTTTGtagacattttaaaattatacgactactattctttttaaaaaaagcaataaaatcTTTATGCCCCAttcttttcatatatattataaacaatCGTTGTCCCACGACGATATTTGTGCACTTGAAGATCTAAAAAAAATGCTGTCCGGCCAACTTTCTGATGTTGTCATGATGTTTTTCAATGAATAATTGAGGTACTTTCAGTTGAACATGAAGAATTCCATCTTTCCTTAAGTCAAACTCTGTGTGCCGTGTTTTTGGGCTATAACATGCTTAATCTTGAATTTGGtccttattatattttaaattatttaatttacttaatttttttttaaaattaatttaattctcaagttcttaaaaataaataaataaactaaattcttagaacttaaagattaaattaaaccatttaaaataatttaaggaccaaattgatttattttcaaaaacttgaaaatcaaattgaacattttgaaacatttgaagactaaattgaatcttttaaaaatttaaaaatcattaaatcattcaaaataatttgaagactaaatttataattaagccTATAAATATTACAtagtgaaaaattatatatttttttaactgattGATCAgttaatattcttaaatattgtgagataaaatagatttttagtccttatacttttaataaaataatattaactccCATATTTTAACTTTGACCAAATTAgtcaatgattttttaattagtcaatgattttttttttctcttcattgaCAATTTCAAGGAACAAATTAATCAAAGTTAAAATTCAGGCACCAAAATCAAATTTCACCCAAAGTAGATGCACTAAAACATACTTTACTCATTTCACTACAGATAGATAGCAAGacccacattttttttccagtgCTTATATTCTtccagataaaaataaaataaaactatcaaGTTAAGAATGAATCTATAACAAGTTATAGATTGTCTATAACAGGATGAATCATAAAAACAAGTGAAAAGTACACTCACTCGCCTAaggtttaattaaatttcatttgatACAACATCTTTTCTTGACCTTACACAAACTTCtctcaatttatataaaatcataacATAACATCGTTGATATAAATCTGTCCTGAATTCTTACACAGTTATATGAATTGAAAAGGTCAAAGTAATGTCACAAAAGGAGGGATATCATGTGAGTGTAATTTTTCCTAAGAAAAAGGATAGTAACAGACTTGCATTTGAAATTTGCAGCACATATTAGAGGAACTACCAAATTCAActctttttactaaaaaattactGGCAATGTGAATCcgtcctaatttttttttttaattctcataTCTTGGGTAGAGATGGATCACATTTTTGTCCTATGAACATAAGTCTAATATTCTTCACtatagattattttattacatgAGGTAAGTGCTCACAAATATGTCATGATacagtataaaaaaaacaataacaaaaaaaaaagaaacattagaTACAAACCTCTGATCAGTAATTTAAAAAGtaagaaatgaaattaattcataattaaattacgCAATAATAATGGAAATAATGCCACAATAAGAGCAAGAGAGCCTGTTACAAGATAGTGCTGCCTGATGTTTAATCTCACAAGCTGTGTGGTCTATTAAGGCTGTAAGCATGTCATAGGTTGCAGTTTCTGAATTTGTTGACACATTATGCATTAGTTCCACCTTCAACCAACTGTTGAAACCTTGAAATGTCACATCTTCAcaacttttttcactttttttttctttctcaaagactTCTTCTATGCAATGTAATGGATTTCTTTTGGTTAGATTCCAAAAGCAATATCAGCAAGCTATTTCCTATTAGCTTGAAATAAGTTGAAAATGTCCCACTTTCAAGCCTTTTAACTCAATTCAACTCAGTGAGCAGTGCTCTCCTTTCTGCAGCTTTTTTCCTGATAAATATGCCCCACCTTAAAGCAGCTTTGAGCTTAAGCCACCCAACAACAGCCTTCCCTGAAGACTTTCCCTGATCCTCGTTGAATGTCTGATACATCTGAGGCTCATACTGAAGGCTATAGGTGTAACAACCCTCGTTAGAATGACCAAGATTAGCCGACCTGTTCACTTCTGCATTAATTGTCTTGAGTAACCTCTGCATATCATCACTCTCCAACATCTCTGAACTCCTAAGACGAAGTTCTTCTGCGACAATGTCATCCAACCCTTGTCCATTTCTTGGCCGGGACCAATCTCCGGAAAAATAAGTACTACCAATTTCATGATTTTCACCAGACATGTAATTCATGCTGCCAGGCAATGCTATTTGAGAGTCAGTTAAAGACGTTCCTACCATCTGATTGTCGGATCTCCCAAATGGATAATCGGTCAAACCGGGACCGGATGAGTAGTTATTTGTTATTTGCAAATGTTGATTTGGTTCAGAGGAGACATATGACACCTTGTTCTTTGCTGAGGCATACTGCTGCTCTTGGAAACTGTTATGGTGCATTATTTGAGTGGCCACAGCTCTTGATCCCTTTTTCGAATTAGCAAGAGAATTTAAAACTTTTCCATCATATTCTACAACTTGATCCCAATTTTCATATGCTTTCTTCACCAAGGAATCTACAGACATCTGTAAATCAAATTCTCAATAAATGAGCTAAGGTAGTTACTAGTCAAAGGAACACACATGTTGATCACATATCAAATTGATCTATGAATTCTATGTTTTCAATTATCACAGGAAATTGACCTTCTGATTTGGAGCAAGTGATTCCAAAGAGAAAAATTGGCCATCAGAAATGAGGCCTCTCAGCTCGTATATATTGTTGAACACAATGCCAGCACTATTGGTTTCATCAGTGTAGTATACAAAGAGCTTGCCACCCAAGACACATGTCTTGGCATGCTCCACAGTATTCTCCCACATTCTATTGGACATTCCACTACCAAGTATCTGTGTCAAAGATGACAAATAAAGAAGTTTGTAGAAATCAATACTTGGAAAAATTGGACTAGAGAAGAATGATATGGATGCTTGTGAACAAAGAACGTTGAATTCTTACACTTCTTAACTTTTGTGGCTCACGAACAAGAAGACGTAGGAAATCTTCTACAGTTACTATTTTTGCCTGAATCAATTTTTTGTGAAGTGCACCATCCTTAGCTATCCGATCCAATCTCCAAACTTCATCATGCAAAGCAGGTGGGTAGTGTTTCTTGTACACTGCAAGTTCCAGAAAACAATTTGATTAGATAACTTCATTAAATAAGATTTGTCGAAACTCACAAGtataaaaactgaaaatattGCTGTCTTAGCACACTATGCAATGAAACCAACCAACTATAGACAGATAAATTTTCTATGTTCATTATGTATGTAGCTGGGATACAAAAGGTTGTCATTCATTCACATATTATCTGCCATGTGGTATCCACTCAAAAAATTCCTATAGCTTTTCTACATGTAAGGAAATCCattgtaaaaatgaaaatttaccCTAGACAATTAATACAAGTGTAGAGACCCAACTCTCCAGAGGTTATGCTGTTAGGTGAAGAAACAATATCTTTTATATCTCTACTTTTCCAACAAGTTTTGTAATCTATGCCCTGCAACTATAACTTTAGTTACCCAATATCTACTAATCaggacaaaataaaaatgtgcgATCATAAGTAAAAAATATGAAGTGCTAACTATTAGAAAACTCACATTCTCCTCTATGATCTTTAACAGCGAAGGCTTCAGTCTTTCCCTCACGAATACGAATCTCCTCACAATAACCAGGAGCCACCTTAACACCAAGCCGGAATTTTCTGCTTCTTATCCAGCTAGAATTGTCGGTGAAAGTAAGATCACCAAAGGTTCCTACCCCTTCCTTTAGGCTAACCTGCAAATCTCCAGTTAGAAGTGGCCTTTTCCCCTCACGTTCCTTTACTTCATGGCTTTCAAAGTGTTCTTTTGTCCAATCATCGTCTACTTCCTCATTAAAGTCACCTTCAAGTACCACCACATTCAATTTAGCAACAGATTCTGGTCCAACTTGAACGACACTGCCTGTGTTAGGATCCATCAACATAACGTGGATTGCTGATCCTTGTTCTCCCTCAACCTTTCCACCAGTGAACAAATGAGGTGGCATTCTTGTTCTGAACTGAAGCTGCAGATTCTTTGCCGCTGGTCCTTCTAATCTTGGTGGTGGAGATCTGACATATGTAGAATGCAAAACATCAAATCATGGCTAAGGTATGATTATTATGATTCAATTTTTAGAAGGATCTTCatgtttttatacaattttgcaCCAACCAATTTACAGCATATTGCTAAGGAGTGCACATGCTCAAATATCTTCAAATCCTTTAAATTGATTATCAGTTATCAGCTATCAGCATTGTACTAAACTAAAAATGAAGACTTTCCAAACTCTAATTTCACAGGGAAACACACCTTTCAGTCAGTTTTGCATGGCCCAATTTTGCCAAAGCACGCTCCACTTCTTCACTGACCTATAGTTCATGGAATTTGAAGGATCAACAGAATAACCTTATTATACATTGTATGTCTTGATTAAcaggttttatttttattgattcagCCACACATAGGTTACTTCTAAATGAAAGCAACACATTATATTGAACTATCAACTCTAACAAAACCATTAACAAGGCTGTAAGTAAACATGCGGGTTCTCAATAAGAGCATAGTTCATTTTACTGCATGTTTCGGCGGGGCCTTACACgttatcttttcctttctttttgtaataaaaattttaaactacAGACTGTAACTAAATGTCATTACATAATACTTTCACGCCACTGCTTTTGTGAAGAATTGCTCAAACAGAGGGTCTACAGTCTACTATTATGCAGGATTTAATACAAGGAAAGCAAAAGTAGCTCACAATTTTCCTGAGAAGAGGTTCCAAAGATGAGCAAAGTCTCTGCATACTATCCACCTTTAAAGCTTCCACAATCACACTGCACGCATTTCAAGTAACAAATTGGTCAGTGTCACTAAATTTGCATTAAAATGCACAAAAGGAACCAAAACtaacatatttaaattgaaGATAACCAACATCAAGAAAACCCTTGTATAAAAGATTCCATCAAATGAGATTTGTTGTAAAATCCAAATTAGATAGATATTCTTCGAAGCCCCAATTGCATCTCTTATTTTAAATAGTGAGTTTCACAATTAAGAATCACAAGAGACTTAATCTCACATCTGATTTCATGTTACCAAAAATCTTGTATTCCAGGAATATCATGCAGAAATAATGTTAACAACAACACCCACAATTGGAAATCAATCCAAAAAAGTAACAAGGTTTTCACAAACATCATAatcatacacacacacaaaacagTTTGACAAGCATACAGAACCTAAACTCCACAATAACTTCGAAGCAaaataaccaaattaaaaaaaaaaaaaaaaaaaaaactagtcatGATCTGAGAAGgaatatttaataattgtatTGAAAAAATACCTGGCTAAACCGGGTAGTTTTGGTTTCTTTGATTGTGTAAGATGGTGTTGTGCATCATCACCCTCCTCAACTAGCTCGTACCCTCTCTTCTCCACTCTATTGTTCTTGGAACTTTCCATTTCTAGAAACTTATCCAATCCCAATGATATCTCTCGACACTATCTAAATTTAGAAACTTGTTGGTCTTgtcttggggggggggggggaatccGTTGAACCCCAGAACCTTCCCAGAAGAAGCACAACACAACAACAGTGAAGAGAGTAAAAGTCTTCGAACTAAAAACTTCAACTTGAGCTCACAAACACAAAGGAAGAggttgttggtttttttttgtttgacatCTGAGGATCTTAAAGATTAGGACAAAGAAAATAAGGGCACTACTACTGTGTAGCATAGATCTACATAActatacaataatttattttttgttaaaataaaaaattaaaaaggttcCTTGCATTAgaatatataattgatattatTGATGATCACAGCTGGATTGGATGTGTGCATGAACAttggaaaatgaaattgaaaccgCGTTTTTTTGTGTCTCATTTGTCTTTGACTTTTTATTGGTGGGGTGTCGGTGATATGACAGAATCAGCCCTGTGTGTGTATTTGAATTACATTTGTCTATTATTAGCTAGCTAGCCCCTAATGTGTACTGGTACTAGGAAAGAAAATGTGAATGAGATACGGCACACATTGAAGAGTAGAGAAACGGTCAATGTCATTCACTGGTTCAGTTCAGGACAATAAAAGGATCATAGAGTTTACAAAAAAGGTTTTGGAGCAAGGATTTCCTACTACTCATTTGCAtattaatttgtgttttcttctttttgcatTCTAATTTGTATAATTCTAAATCTTTATACAACACTTTCTTACTAGGAATGCTGGCAACATTCTATTATTTTAAACCTctctttttaacatttttttataattgtttaaaatttagtaaaaattataaattttagggaGTCCAATTTCCCATTAATGATTCATATACTAAACTAGAGGAAGAccaattaaaattgattgttttcaataaatttaaacaattataaagAGAATGTTAGAAAGAAAGCATGAGTAAAGTTAGTATTCCTCTTTTTGTAATAACCTCCATACTTCCTTTACGTGGGAagtattaaaaatgttttacattttcaaaatataatattttacttttacatttgatactttatttataagataataAGAGAATTTGTAGGAGGATGTTTTATTACTCTttcaatttaactatttttgtatgttataaaaaaattaactagtacttttatagatttttttaatagaataattCTAAATTCTTCTCATCATCAATCTTTCTACTTATtgagtgaattttttaatatgttttatatttttaaaatattagttatagTGCTaggaaaattgataaaaaatacagTACAAGAATATAATATTGTTCTGATGAACATGAATCTAACtatgatttaaataattaaaaattaatttaaagaaaaatattgattttttgtgtggtgaATATTCATAATAACCTGTATTTTTACAAGACTTACAGattgatgttaaaaaaaaaacaattatacgAAAAACccttttcaaaatatttcataaaatcctttctaaaaaaaatcctttaaaaCACTACTAATATTTTATGCACCAAGAAGATGCAAAGTGGCTTTTTAGAAAGGCCCGAGGATAAAATCTTGTTTTgacatttccttttatttttctttctttctagcaTTTCCTTTTATCGTTATGATAGCTGCCGACACCCTATTCTtgatcataaatattaaatgggTGTTATATGTGCTTCACCTGCTAAGAATCTTTAAGTTAACCCATGTGCGTGTTCATGATACGGAGAATCCCAAGTCATTATCTTTGATCATCCATGTGTAATGATTTTAGATAGATATAATCAGATTAGGAAATCGACATAATATATAGAACAGAGCCaactgttagttttttttttttttataaaaaaaaacagcaaaatGAATATTATTAGAGCACCAGAACCAACTGTTAGTAAGCTGCACGTGAAAATCTTGTGTTGCTTTATTAGTATGTGTTATTTTATTACTACTCAGAGTTCATTTGCAAAGTAAATAAGCTCAAGACGATCTAGTTTAGTTAATAGAGTAAAATAagtaagttattataaattctttaataactattttttattctaaaaaaaatagatatgcactcccataatataatttatgttttatgtttcacaagttatttcaattaatttttatttttcattaattgaaaaacttatttgattattagataaataaattttttaataatttttaacaattttttgaaatgttactTCAAAATATTCTCAAGAAATTCTTTTAAcgataattaacaaaaattaaaatataaaaagatcaattaaaaatatcctTAGGATAATTTTACTTGAAATTTCAAAtgctattttgaggtgttaataacaaaagtaatgctttatttaagaaaacaaaaacttagATAGATGTAATATGAAAGTGCTTAAAGAAGTTATCTAATCTACAAACAGtttatatttatagtttaaCTCTAGTAATTTCTTTCATGTCTAAGAAtattctaaaatttgaaaaaggtaCGAAGGAAGATAGGTTAAAAAGAAGaatattatcaaaatttggACCCTTGGTCCACCACtactatgataaaaataaaactattttaatcaTTGATAATATAATCAGGATtaagtagaaaaataaattttgttattttaac
Above is a genomic segment from Glycine soja cultivar W05 unplaced genomic scaffold, ASM419377v2 tig00010894_1_pilon_238161_387152, whole genome shotgun sequence containing:
- the LOC114404244 gene encoding two-component response regulator ARR12-like, yielding MAVEKQREDEGCDRFPVGMRVLAVDDDPICLKVLENLLRKCQYHVTTTNQAVEALKMLRENRNKFDLVISDVNMPDIDGFKLLELVGLEMDLPVIMLSAHGDTKLVMKGVTHGACDYLLKPVRIEELKNIWQHVVRRKNFDSRDQNKASNEEKAPNIAGEGSQGLRSENSADQNKRLGKKRKDQSEEEEEDGEENGDDEDPSAQKKPRVVWSVELHRKFVAAVNQLGLDKAVPKKILDLMNVEGLTRENVASHLQKYRLYLKKAAQQANMVAALGGSDSYLRMGSIDGYGDFCTSSGSGRITNTTLPSYASTGIFSRLNSPAALNMRAISSSALIRPVQSQNINCSLNTLGNIQPSVFPANHSSSLLQGIPTSIELNQSKQSNCTTGISQLSQVDSSGFAVASGFPDSRATVNGPNNSLPCVSNNHIMLQGNPQQMHGPGAFRNQSSVRAASLCAESFDAGLCSSSNLLDYNRCNENWQNATQLSKFPAHSLPLCEAFSNDQLPPTRINVSNSRTHIVNSPVDFSSRMGISVPLEDTRNELACQEGLIGNIVKPSSYTPQQRWEEHKLDYNQNVGHSFNPVNSHASSSGVKSSMGHGLNQNNTICSNRVDASLVGQLNGASPSISRCTEVEKFSSDIRLKPNEAYILEQMKSQDGFMQNTFGTLDDIMGAMVKREQNELTLLDGEMGFDAYPVGSCN
- the LOC114404243 gene encoding calmodulin-binding protein 60 E-like, with amino-acid sequence MESSKNNRVEKRGYELVEEGDDAQHHLTQSKKPKLPGLASVIVEALKVDSMQRLCSSLEPLLRKIVSEEVERALAKLGHAKLTERSPPPRLEGPAAKNLQLQFRTRMPPHLFTGGKVEGEQGSAIHVMLMDPNTGSVVQVGPESVAKLNVVVLEGDFNEEVDDDWTKEHFESHEVKEREGKRPLLTGDLQVSLKEGVGTFGDLTFTDNSSWIRSRKFRLGVKVAPGYCEEIRIREGKTEAFAVKDHRGELYKKHYPPALHDEVWRLDRIAKDGALHKKLIQAKIVTVEDFLRLLVREPQKLRSILGSGMSNRMWENTVEHAKTCVLGGKLFVYYTDETNSAGIVFNNIYELRGLISDGQFFSLESLAPNQKMSVDSLVKKAYENWDQVVEYDGKVLNSLANSKKGSRAVATQIMHHNSFQEQQYASAKNKVSYVSSEPNQHLQITNNYSSGPGLTDYPFGRSDNQMVGTSLTDSQIALPGSMNYMSGENHEIGSTYFSGDWSRPRNGQGLDDIVAEELRLRSSEMLESDDMQRLLKTINAEVNRSANLGHSNEGCYTYSLQYEPQMYQTFNEDQGKSSGKAVVGWLKLKAALRWGIFIRKKAAERRALLTELN